The sequence ATGTATACTTCTACCATAGCCGAAATTCTTTATTCCAAAATTTATCGTGTCAAAAAGTTGAATCCCAAATAGTAACTCTTTTGGATCTTCTGTATTTTTAAAGTGCTTGTAGAGAAATAAGGTTTCCATATACCTAGGCTCTGTCTCAGCATAATTGTCCACTTCTGTAATTCTTTCTCTTTCAGCTAATTGTGCATTAAGTTGTTCCTGATACAAGGGATAAGTAAGAACCATTATGGTTAAGAGTGCCACTACCACCATGGCTAATTTAAATACAACTTTTCGATTAAGAATTGCATAAGCAATAATCGCAAAGGCTAACATTCCAACAGAGGTTCTCCTTGTAATTACGACAAGGAAAATAATATTTAAAGTAATAAATGTAATATCAATTGTTCGCAGAAATAGTGAACTGCTTTTACTTTCAAGTACGTAATGGATTGATATGAATATTATAATCGGAGCTATGTACATTCTAGAGGTACCTAGAAAACCGGTGGTAAAACTGCCACCATAGACCGCTTCACCTATATGAAGGACGTTTGCCATGATCAAATAGAGAGGAATGGCAATAAGCATGAATCTATTGTAAGGTTCGAATTCTTTTATAAAATCCCTTTTAGATCCAAAGAAATTCCCTACGATTACCATACTTAAGGAAATGATCAAAGCAAATGCTGTTTTTGCGGATAAAATAAAATCTCCAGGGTTAAATATCAGAAGAGCTATAATGTAAAGGGCTACTAAGGAAAAGACCCAATCACTTTTTTTAATAGCCTTATTGGCAAAAATATACGCCAAAACCATAATTAAAGGCAAAATATAACGAATGGCTGCAAAAACCTTTAAATCCTTATAAAATCCATCAAACATGTCGAATACTAAATAGAATACCATTAATGCATAGATGAAGTTCTTTTGATCAAAAATAAAATAGCCTATTAGTATGAGGGATAAAAGAATAAGTATCATGATGTAGATGTGTTTGACTGAGCGACCACTTGTTTATATCCTAGAATCAATTTCTTAACGAAACTGGGGGTTCTGTTAAGTAAATAAAGCTTTTTCCAAGAATGTTGGATACCAGGATATTGATTGATGTACTTGAAGTCTTTTTCTATTTTCTTACTTTCTGATAAGTAGCCTCCCCAAGCGTAGCGAGTTCCTTTGAGAATAGCTTTCATTGCTATGTAGACGTTGGCATCATTGTTATTCTTCTGATATAGATCTTGCCAAGTCTCTTTACAATTGTCTTTTTTGTTACTTCTATGTACAATTGAGCCGTCCTGTTTAATGTATATAGTAAGCGAATCAGGATGAAATGCCACAGGATAATTAAGAGCAATTTTTGCCCATGTGTATACATCCTCCCCTGAAATCATTCCAACAGGGAAACCACCAACTTTATCAAAGACGTTTTTTCGTACAATTGTAGCGCTCGTCCAAGCAATTACATATTTGAGGCATGTTTTGAAATAATTTTCTATTATTCCTCTTTTGAGATCATGATTCATGTCATAGGACTTGCCTTTGTAAATAGTTGAATGTGCACAGTTGTACATTCCGGCTTCAGGATATTCCTCTATGAGTTTAGCCATTTCTTCGAGATAATTTGGTTTCCATAAATCATCAGCATCCATAAAGGCGATGAAAGGTCTGGTGGACCGGCTTATGCCATAGTTTCTCGCATCTGAAACCCCTCCGTTTTTTTTATGGTAAAGCTTAATCCTGCTGTCTTTGAAATCTTCTACTTTTTCGACACTGTCATCAGTGCTACCATCGTTAACTATTACTATTTCAAAATCGGTATGAGTCTGCTCTTGAACAGACTTCAAAGTCCGGGTAATGTTTTCTGATTTATTATATAAGGGAATAACTACACTGAACATGGGTTAGTTCTGGTTAGAATTAAGGATTAAAAGTTCTACTGATTAGGCTCCTAGTCCCCGGATAGAGCTTCGCCCCGTCAGTCCCATCTCGTAGAACTTAGCAGGGATGTTTGATTTTAGTCTAGGTAGGAGTGTAACTCCTCTTTAGTAAATTGTGAAAAGACGAACACACATGGGGTAGGTAAGGCTGCATTTATACTGCAGCTCTTCCGCTTCCTCCTTTAAATATTTTATTGATCATGCTAGACTTATTCTTGTCATCAGAATAATATCCATAGCCATAGCCTCCATAGTTAAGTTCTTTCGAAGGAACATCATTAAATACCGTATATATATTTCTAAATCCTTTTTTGTCTTTAAGGCTATTGATGTCCTCAATAAAACTGTGATCACTATAGTTATACCTTACCACACATAATGTGACATTCACCATCTTTAATACAGCCAGTGTTTCACTGGTTAGTCCTATTGGAGGGGTGTCAAAAATGATTACATCATATATTTCTTTCAGTTCTTTAATCATCGTTTCAAACTGATTCCCAATGAGTAATTCTGCTGGATTGGGAGGGGTGGGACCCGCTACCATCAAATCCAAATTAGGGTAGGGGGATTTTTGTATCACTGCATTTACGTCATTTACCTGTTTGCTAAGGTAGGTGGACAGCCCAACGGCATTACTTAGTTTGAAATCATTGAAAAGCTTTGGTTTGTGCATGTCACATCCAACCAAAATCGTTTTCTTGTCTGCAATAGAATATGCTGAAGCTAAATTCATTGATGTAAAGCTTTTCCCTTCGCCAGCAATGGAAGATGTGATGGCTATGGTGATCTTTTCTTCTTTAGGAACAATAAACGTCAGATTGGTTCGAAGAGACCTAAATGCTTCGGCAATGGAAGATTTGTTTTTGTTAAGGACGACTAAATTGTTCTTATTACTATTATGTCCGACAGATGTTAGGACGGGGTTGTTCAGTTTTGATTCCAGTTCTTTGCGATCTTTTACTTTGACATTTGTAAAGATCATTATACTGATAATTAATACAGGCAAAATAAACCCTACGGCAATACCAATGATATAATTGGTGAGTGGTTTAAGGGGAAGTGGGGTATAAGAGGGCTTTGCACTTTCCATGATCTTATCAGGTGCTGTGTTTGAAACCATGGATATGGCTGCTTCTGCTCTTCTTTGCATCAAGAAGGTATAGATGTTTTCATTCAAAGTAAATGAACGCTGTATTCTCAATAAATCTTGCTCAGTAGATGGAAGTTTCTTGAACTCACTTTCCAGTCTATTTAGTCTTGTTTGTAAACTGGAAACTAGCCTGTCGGAATTACTGATGGTATTTTTCAATACCTCGATGATGGATTTATTTAAGTCTTCAATTTTTTTACTGACCTCTTTCACATTGGGAGCAGAAGCTGTTTGGGTCGCAAGGTATTGTGAACGTTCTGATTGGAGAAGGATTAGGTCTTGGATTAATTTATTTAAAATGGGGTCGTCTATACCGATCCCAGAAGGGAGAATAATATCGCTATAATCCTCTTTTGTAAGATAACTCTGAAGGTTTTTATAGTAATCATTTTTAAAGTTTTCCTGATTGAGTTCAGACTCCAGTTCGGTGATTTTTTGAAAAATAGAACTTCCTTCCGTACCAATGTTATAGGTTTTGTTTTGACTTCTAAAAGACTGAAGTTTATTTTCAATAGTGGATAGCGTGTCAGATACACCGCTTATTTGATTGTCTATAAAGTCAACCGTTTTTCTAGCTTGGAGGTTTTTTTCTTCCAAAGAGTTATCAAGAAACGTTTCTAACAATGTGTTAACATAATCGCTTCCTTTATCAGGTACTGTGGTGATCAAAGAAACATTTAGAATAGAACTCATTGCATCTACTGGAGCTATCGTAAGGTTTTCCCCAGTATATTGGGCTAATAAACTTTTTCGACTTCTGAGGATTACTTTGACTGCTCCAGGAGCAAGCTTTTCTACTGGAGTTACCTTTATACGCGCATGAGCAGTTTCTATCCAGCGATTGAAAGGAAAAGCCTTCGGAGTGGTGCTTATTTCTATATGCTCCAATTTTCCATCACTGGGTGTATCTAGCATATATTCATCGCTAATGTAACTAATTATGTAGTTTTCGGCATTTTTCCACTCAATTTTAAATTTGTTCTCAGTTAATTGTGGATGATTCCAGTCCACTTCAACTTTTATTGGGGATGATTGATAGATTTCGTGATCTTTAAAGATACCCTCTTGATAGTATTCTACATCAAAATCCATTTTATCCAAAACCTCATTGGCCAGATTATAGGACTTTAGTTGGTGTCCATCATTGGCCATTTTGTTGATCAATGAGTTGTTTAAATCCTGAGGCATATTGGTTAAGTTAAGAATGTTGCCTCTTTGAAGATCCTCTTCGATTAGCAACTTCCCACTTACCTTGTATTCAGAAGGCTGGGTTTGGTTATAAAAATAGGCTGCTGATCCAAATAGAACCATGGACAAAAGGATAATTGGCCAAAAACGTAAATATTTGGAGAAGAGTTCTTTAAAGTCAAAAGTGTCGTTACTTCCACTTCCCTCAGTATAATAATCAAATTCGTTGTTGTTCATGGTGTAATAATTTAGTTGTTATTGGTGGCATTATAGATTAAAACGCCAAGGGTTAGGGTGGTCACAAGAAGTTGGAAGGTTTGGACGAAGGTAGCGCCCGTTCCAAGTTCCCTAACTTTCATAGGCTCTGCATAAATGAGGTCATTTGGGCGTAGAAAGTATAAATCAGATTCCATGATCCGCTCATCCAAAAGGTTGATTTTGTATACTTTGGATCCTTCAGGGTATTGACGAATGAGCGTAACTTCGTGTCTGTTAGCGACTGTTGTCATTTCTCCAGCATTGGCAATAGCCTCCAAAATGGTTACCCTGTTTTGCAAAATGGTGTATTTTCCAGGATTGTTGAATTCTCCTAAAGCGCTGTATCGCATACCGCCTAGGCGGACTCTGACAAAGTAATCCGATGCTGAATTGACATATTGGATCACTTCTTCCTCAACCAGGGTTTTAGCCTCTTCGACGGTAAGGCCTACCACTTTAAGATTTCCGATAACAGGTAGTTCTATAAACCCTTCATCATCAATAGTATATCCTGTCATGAAATAAACGTCTCCACCGTCCGCGAGGCCACCTCGCATAGCATTGCTATTTGATGAAGCATCCGAATCGTTAAAAAGTAAATTAAGTTCTGGACTTGTGGTTCTGATGTTTACATCAAGTACATCATTTAGCTGCAATTTGTAATCTTCATACTTGTGTACCTTCAGATCACCCGAAGTGGCCACCATTTTGTCTGCATCCTGCTCTTGTAAATAGATCAACTTCTTGTTGGATATACAACTGAAAGACAGAAGGCCGATTAAGCAGAAAATTGTTAAGTTTCTTATTTGTTTCATTGTATTTAGGTTGGATAGTATCTGTAAAAGTTTTGTCCGTTAACATTGCTTAAAGGTAAAAAAAAAATATTCGATAAAACAATTTTAAATTAAAAAAAATGATGTTTGTATACATAAAAAAGTTGAAGATTGCTTTCTGATGCATTTCAAGGTTATTTTTTCGTATTTTGTAACATTATAAAAATGCGTCTCTAATGGCATTTAAAAAGGATTATTTCTCGCCATGTTTTATTTCTTATGTACTTTTGGGGAACGGTAAATGGGAGAACGTGATGAGCAAACCTGATTTTGATGATATTTTTATGGAACTGGCCGTGAATTTGGCCAAAAGGTCACACTGTATTAAAAAGCACGTGGGGGCTGTGTTGACTAAGGAAACTAGGATTATATCCATTGGGTATAATGGCCCTCCATCTGGTACGCACAATTGTGATGAAGAATTTCCGGAAAGTGGATGTAGCCGAGATAGTAAAGGAAGTTGTTCCCTGGCCATTCATGCCGAACAAAACGCCATTCTATATGCTGTGAAAAATAATGCCTCCGTGGAAGGGTCTACGTTATATGTTACCTTGGCTCCGTGCCTTGCCTGCGCCCGTATTATATACAGCATGGGCGTGGCCAAAGTAGTTTATATGTATTCTTATGCTGCATATAAAGGCCTTCCATATGATGAAGGCGTCGAGTTCCTTAAAAAATTTGGCGTGGAAGTAGAGCATTATGATAAAGAGATCATCTATGAAGACCACCTTATTTAAATGAAATTGACTTCAGGGTAAAGGTGGATATTGAATTTTTCTTTGATATCTCTTTGGATTTTTTCTGATAAGGCTTTGATGGCTTCTCCATCTCCATTTCCATAGTTAACCAGTACCAGTGGTTGGTTTTTATGAACACCCACATCACCGAAGGTTTTTCCTTTCCAGCCCGCCATTTCCAATAGCCAGGCAGCAGGTACTTTTACACCATTTTCTTGTGGGTAGAAGGGGATAGTCGGGTAATCTCTTTTCAGCTGTTCAAATTGTGCTTTGGTGAGGATCGGATTTTTGAAGAAGCTGCCAGCATTTCCCAATTTTTTAGGGTCGGGGAGTTTCTCCTGTCGGATTTTGATGACAGCATCGCTGATATGCTTAAGGCTGTAAGAGCTTTCCTGATGTCCCATGTTTTCAAGTGTAGAACGTATGGCGCCGTAACTTACGTTAAACGTAGGTTTTTTTGAAAGTCTGTAAACTACATGGGTGATGATGTACTGGTCTCGAGCAACATTCTTGAAAATACTATCTCGATATCCAAACTTACAGGTTTCCTTATCAATCTTAACGGTCTCTAAACTGTCCCGATTGATGGCTTCCAAGTGGTCAAAGACTTCTTTAATTTCTATCCCATAGGCTCCGATATTCTGCATAGGAGAGGCCCCTACGGTGCCGGGGATAAGGGAAAGATTTTCCACCCCTGCCCATTGATGGCTAATCGTATGGAGGACAAAATCATGCCATACTTCTCCAGCACCTGCTTTTACCCAGACATGGGAGTCATCTTCTTTGAGCACTTCGATACCTTTAATACTGATTTTTATGACCAGCGCGAATACATCTTTTGTCAACAGCACATTACTTCCTCCTCCCAGAATAAGTACCGGAAGGTTTTGCTCACGGGCATATTGAAGCGTCTCTTTAATTTCATGTACGGATTCTACTTCTATAAAAAACCTCGCCTTTTTGTCAATTTGAAAAGTATTATATGGCTTTAAAGAAATGTTTTCTTGTATATTCATGAATGTTAAATAGCTTGGTAAACTAGTTTAATTATTGTATTAGTGGTGTAACGAGCAAAGTTGAAGATAGATATGGGATATCTTTAGTTATTGCGAAATAAATAAGATTTTAAAAATAAAGAAACGATAAGCCAAACAAAGATTTTTGAAAGGATGAAAGAAATGATCATTAACGGTGTCCGAATCAGACCGGGCCAATCAATCAATATTGAAATAGCCATTGCCCGATTACCCACCCATACGTTGATTGACCTTCCTGTGTTTATCAGAAGGTCCAAAGAAGATGGTCCTGTGGTACTGATCAGTGGTGGGGTCCATGGTGATGAAATTAATGGCATCGTGGCCGTTAAGAGAATGCTGGAGGAAGAGCTCCTTCAGCCTGTACGGGGAACGATCATTTATATTCCATTGGTAAATGTCTATGGCTTTTTGAGTAACAGCAGGACTTTTCCTGACGGTAGGGATCTGAATAGAAGTTTTCCTGGCAATAATAAGGGTTCTTTAGCTTCTCAGATTGCCTACATTCTCACCAATGAGATCATCCCGGTAATCGATTATGGTATCGATATCCATACTGGGGGACGTATGCTGGGGAATTATCCCCAAATAAGAGTGGATTTTAAAGATAAAGTGGGCATGGAAATGGCCAAAGCCTTTGGGGCCAGGTTTGTTTTGAACTCGTCCCATATTGATAAGTCTTTTAGAAAGGAGGCTTTTAAGCGAAAGAAGCATATATTGGTTTATGAGGGAGGGGAATCCATGCGTTTGGATGAATTTTCTGTGGAAGAAGCCATAAAGGGAACGAAAAGGATGCTAAACTATTTGGGAGTGATCGATGAAGATATTCCTATGGATGAGCCGATCATCATTAAAGAAAGCTCGTGGACCAGGGCTAAAATTTCGGGGATTTTTACTCCCGTGGTCCAAATTGGTGATGAAGTAAAGAAGCGACAGGTGTTGGCTAGGATTTCTGATCCTTATGGACAAGTGAAAGTACCTGTGAAGAGCAGCTCAAATGGTTACGTGGTGGGCTTGAACAATTCTCCTGTGGTAAACGCGGGTGATGCCTTGTTTCATATTGGGAAAGATTGATTTATTGAATGTTATAGAAGGAAATTAGGGTGTTTTAGGCATTATTCTTGTTAAAGATATGAACATGACTTTTGAAAGCTATATTCAGATTCGTGAACGGAGCGAACAGCTTTGTGCCAATCTGGAAACTGAGGATTTTGTGATTCAAGCAGCAGAGCACGTTAGTCCTGCCAAGTGGCACCTCGCCCACACGAGTTGGTTTTTTGAAACGTTTGTGCTTAAACCATATCTTTCAGATTACCAGGAATTCCATCCTGATTTTAGCTTTTTTTTCAATAGTTACTATAACGCTGTAGGGGAACGGACGGTTAGAAATCATCGAGGGCTCATGACCCGTCCTACCACTGAAGAAGTGTTTGACTATCGTGGTTACATTGATGAGCAAATGAAAACAGTCCTCGAAAATGGATTGACGGAGGAAGTAGAAGCAACCATTTTGCTCGGACTTAACCATGAGCAGCAGCACCAAGAACTTCTCCTGACGGATATTAAATATAACCTTTGGCAAAATCCACTCCTGCCTGCGGTAATCAACATAAAGGAATATCTAAAGCAAGAAGAAGGAGGCTGGATAAAAATGAAGTCGGGAATCTACGAAATCGGTCATGAAGGAGAAGGCTTTTGTTATGACAATGAGTGCTCCCAACATAAGGTATACCTTGATGATTTTGAAATCGGATCCCAACTTGTTTCGAATAGGATGTATTTGGAATTCATAAAAGCTGGAGGCTATGAGAAGCCTGATTTTTGGCATTCAGATGGATGGACATGGGTCCAGCAGGAGGCTATTACTGGACCTTTGTATTGGATTAAGCAGGGCGGGGATATTAGTTGTTATACGTTGGATGGCAAAAAGGAATTGGATTTGGATGCTCCACTGGCACACGTTTCATACTATGAGGCAGCGGCTTATGCCGAATGGGCGGGGTGTCGGCTTCCAACAGAAGCTGAATGGGAAGTGGCGAATAGAAAGTTTTCATGGGGGAATAGGTGGGAATGGACAAACTCGGCCTACTTACCGTATCCAAGGTACCAAAAAGCACCTGGAGCCATTGGAGAATATAACGGCAAGTTTATGATTAACCAGATGGTATTGCGTGGCGCTTCTGTCGCTACATCTCCAGGTCATTCGAGAAGTACATACCGGAATTTTTTCCATCCCCAATACCAATGGCAATTTACTGGAATCAGACTTTGTAAAAAATAACCCATTCTTTCATGGAATCGACCATCAAAACCGATACTGAATTTGCTAAGGATGTCCTGGAGGGACTTTCAGCAAAACCCAAACACCTCTCCTCTAAGTATTTTTATGATGAAAAAGGAGACAAGCTTTTTCAAAAAATTATGGGCCTACCAGAATACTACCTTACCAAAAAGGAGTTTTCTATTTTGGATAGCCATAAAGTCGAAATTTTGGCTGATTTATTGGCATCCCCTTCCTTCAATTTAGTAGAATTGGGAGCAGGAGATGGTTTGAAAACAAAAATTTTAATACGGTATTTACAAAATGAAAAGGCCAATTTCACTTATTATCCTATTGATATATCAGGCTCTGTATTAAGGGAACTTAAGACAGACCTCCAACAGTCATTTCCTGCATTGGATGTTCAGCCCATTAAGGGTACTTACAAACGAGCATTAGAAGAAAGGAAGTGGGAAAATCAACATCCCTCGCTATTACTTTTTCTTGGGGGGAATATTGGTAATTTCACCTACCAAGAGGCGTTTAGCATGTTGAACAGGATTGCTAGATCCCTAAAATCAGGGGATTATTTATTGGTCGGCTTTGATTTAAAAAAGGATCCTGCCACAATACTGAAGGCATATAATGACGCTGAAGGCGTTACAAGAGATTTTAATCTCAATATTCTTTCACGGATCAATAAAGAGCTCGGAGGGAATTTCGATATGGCAAAATTTAAGCATTGGCCCACCTATGATCCAGTAACAGGGGAGTGCCGTAGCTATTTGGTGAGTTCAGAAAAGCAAAAAGTAGAGGTCAAGGATTTGAAAAGGACTTTTTATTTTGAAAATGCGGAGGCTATTCACACCGAGATTTCCAAGAAATATAGCCATGAAGAATTGGAGGAATTGGCCGTGAAAAGTGGCTTTCGGGTAATTCGGGATTTTGATGATCCTGACCATTATTTTACCGATGCCCTTTGGCAGAAGCAATGAAGGTTTTGTTTCTTGATAGGGGTATGGTATCTTCGCCTTCCTTTGAAGAAAACCGTTCATGAAAAGTAAGCCTTTTACCTATTTATTTTATGTCCAATATTTTGGGTATCGATATCACGGTTGGCAGAAACAACCGGGAGTGAAAACTGTCCAAGAGATGCTGGAAAGGAGTTTCAAGGGATGGCTAGGGCATGGTGAATTTAAGCTTCTTGGTGCAGGGAGGACGGATGCAGGGGTTTCCTGTATGCAAGGAGCTTTTGAGCTATTTTCTGCCACAGAGGAACAGTTGGATGGGATGGTAAAAGGGGTGAATGCATTTTTACCGGATGATATCCGGCTATTGTCCGTGGAACCTATCGGGCAGGATTTTAATATTATCCAAGATGTCAGGGAAAAGGAGTACCGCTACTATTTTTCCTATGGTGCCAAACCTCATCCGTTTTCTGCGCCTTTTGTGGTGGTTTTTCCGGAACAGCTTGACGTCAAATTGATGCAGGAAGCGGCCTTGTATTTTGAAGGCTTAAACGATTTTCGAAATTTTTGTACCAAACCAAAGTCGGATGCGGTTTTTACGAGGGAAGTTTTTGCTTCATCCGTGAAGGAATATAAACAACCAGAGATGGAGTGGGATTTGCAGGCTCCTACTTACTGTTTTAGTGTGAAAGGCAAGGGGTTTATGCGAAACCAAGTGCGGTTAATGATGGGGACGCTTTATGATATTGGAAGAGGGAAGTTAACCATCCGTGAACTCCAAGAAGCCCTGAAAGGTCATAGGAATGTATTTCCCTTGAGTGAAAAAGCACCTGCTCGCGGATTAGTGCTAAACCAGGTCCTGTTTAAAAAATAAGAGCCCTCTTCTCCTGAAAAGGGCTCTTAATAATTAGACTTCGATTATTCAAAAAACTTTTTAAGTCCTTCGATTTTTTGTGCGAGAGAAGCTTCTACTTTTCTATAGGCGTCCCTATTGGGAAGGCTTTCATTGACTGAAATATAATATTTGATTTTTGGTTCTGTTCCAGATGGACGGGCAGAAATCTTGCTGCCATCCTCAAGGTAAAATTGGATGACATTACTTTTGTCCAAGTCCAAGTCCTCTTCTGTTCCATCTGCGATATTATAAACTTTGCTTTCCTTTACATCAACTACTTTCACCACTTTGGTACCGTTGATGGCCTCAGGCCTGTTGGTCCTAAAACCGTGCATTAATTGTTGGATCTGTTCGGCGCCGTCTTTGCCTTTTTTGGTTACGGATATGAGGGATTCTTTGTAAAATCCATACGATTGATAAATCTCCGCGAGCACATCAAAGAGGGTCATGCCTTTTTCTTTGTAATAGGCCACTACTTCGGCCAACATGGCACAAGCAGAAACACCATCTTTGTCCCTTACGGCATCACCCACTAAGAAACCATAACTTTCCTCACCACCTCCGACAAACTGCTTCTTTCCTTCCAGTTCACGGATGATGGCAGCTATGTTTTTAAAACCTGTCAGAACGCGGTAACATGGGATGTTAAATCCGTGGCAAATCTCTTCAATAAGCTCCGTCGTGACGATGGTATTGACCATAAACTGATCTCCGGTGAACAAGCCGTGCTCTCTCCACTGGTTTAGCAGGTAATATGTAAGAATGCTACCGGTTTGGTTGCCATTGAGCAGTTCGTATTCGCCCTTTTCGTTAGGAATGGCAGCGGCATAACGATCTCCATCAGGATCACAGGCCAGCACAAGTTCAGCATTGACTTCCTTAGCAAGTTTCAGCGAAAGGCTAAGGGCTTCGGCTTCCTCTGGATTTGGGTAAACCACTGTAGGAAAAGTACCGTCAGGCGCTTCTTGCTCCTTCACAACATGTATGTTTTCAAACCCAAAGGTTTTTAGGGCAGCAGGAACCATTTTTCCCGAAGCTCCATGAATGGGAGAAAACACGATGCACATATCCCGTTGGTTAAGGATGGCTTTTGGCGAAAGGCTGAATTTTTTGATGTCATTGAGGTAGGTCAGATCCATCTCTGCACCGATATATTCGATCAATGCATCATTTTTATCCCATTTTACATCATCAATGGATTTGATTTT comes from Echinicola vietnamensis DSM 17526 and encodes:
- the truA gene encoding tRNA pseudouridine(38-40) synthase TruA yields the protein MKSKPFTYLFYVQYFGYRYHGWQKQPGVKTVQEMLERSFKGWLGHGEFKLLGAGRTDAGVSCMQGAFELFSATEEQLDGMVKGVNAFLPDDIRLLSVEPIGQDFNIIQDVREKEYRYYFSYGAKPHPFSAPFVVVFPEQLDVKLMQEAALYFEGLNDFRNFCTKPKSDAVFTREVFASSVKEYKQPEMEWDLQAPTYCFSVKGKGFMRNQVRLMMGTLYDIGRGKLTIRELQEALKGHRNVFPLSEKAPARGLVLNQVLFKK
- a CDS encoding phospho-sugar mutase — its product is MTDTSIITKAQSWLNSNIDQESKTKIQQLLDASDSSELVDAFYKDLEFGTGGLRGVMGIGSNRMNVYTVGMATQGLANYLLACFPGEDIKVAITHDSRINNTLFAETTANVLTANGIKVKYFEEMRPTPMLSYAIRHYGCKSGVMITASHNPKEYNGYKAYWEDGGQIVAPHDKNIIMEVQKIKSIDDVKWDKNDALIEYIGAEMDLTYLNDIKKFSLSPKAILNQRDMCIVFSPIHGASGKMVPAALKTFGFENIHVVKEQEAPDGTFPTVVYPNPEEAEALSLSLKLAKEVNAELVLACDPDGDRYAAAIPNEKGEYELLNGNQTGSILTYYLLNQWREHGLFTGDQFMVNTIVTTELIEEICHGFNIPCYRVLTGFKNIAAIIRELEGKKQFVGGGEESYGFLVGDAVRDKDGVSACAMLAEVVAYYKEKGMTLFDVLAEIYQSYGFYKESLISVTKKGKDGAEQIQQLMHGFRTNRPEAINGTKVVKVVDVKESKVYNIADGTEEDLDLDKSNVIQFYLEDGSKISARPSGTEPKIKYYISVNESLPNRDAYRKVEASLAQKIEGLKKFFE